The following nucleotide sequence is from Primulina tabacum isolate GXHZ01 chromosome 2, ASM2559414v2, whole genome shotgun sequence.
GAACATGTATGAGCTTCCATGTCTAGACCTTATACTCGATGAACGACGAAGATGCAGCTCGATATTCTTTATTGTATATAACATTGCAAGTAAATTTGATTCAGAACGAGCCTCTGGTGAATGAATGGGTGCAAGCCCCGTCAGCTGTCCAAAgttgtaaaaataaatattttctttatttattctCAGGTGAAGCCATTTCTTGTCCCCGTGTTCGCTGTCAAAATGAAGGTTTGTGTTCCCAATCCATTGCATAATACTTGCCTGAATTTATTGCAGAGCGGCTTAAAACTTTATATGAAAGATTAGCAAATCTGTATGTTTTAAGtttgaaattatattttttaaagttgaaCACACATTTTGAATGGAACAAAACATATGAATgagtttgttttttttaaaaaaaaaaaatctcgtCAGCATTATATTATAATTCCTTGATAACATATTCGATGTTTTCGAtgtacaataaatttttttttttaagaaagaaaaatgtttGGATATGAGTTACACTAtggttttatttttcaattcgAGAATTACAATTTTTGGATGATTTCATGTACAGTACTGATAAAAGCATAATTAGGACAAAAAATTATCAATATGGTGATTTCAAATActaatttgaaattaaagaggaattttaattcattaatttttttttcaaaatagtCACTGTATCTTGGAGGGATGGTCCAGGAGATGAGAGAGCTAAGAACAAAGGACACGGTTCTCAATTTAATACAAGCTCtatgtaattttaaaaatgcTATATTAAATCTCCTAACTTCTAATAAATGAAAaaggataaaatatttattaaaaaatagataaaataaaatcttaaaaacaaaataaaaaaacaccATTTGATTTATCACAAAAACTAATATAAGATCGATTAATGAGTTAATTATATGAGACGAATCTTCGATCCAACTCaattcatgaaaattattattttttatataaaaatattattattgatGATAATTACAGATCAAATTATCTCGTCAACACAATTTAAAACTACGGACATTGTTCGGTATTTGTAATCTTGATTCTTTGGCAGAGGGTTTTTAGCGGGTTTAACAACAGAATACTACAGAGCAGAGATTTCTGAGACTTGCCGTCAAATCCATGGCCATGAGAAGAGCTACATCCGAACTCTTCTCTCACCTTCGAAAATGCCACCGCACAACTCCATTCTCTCTTCTTTCGAGAGACTTTGCAAACACCACAAATTATCACTCTCTTACTCACCCATCAAAAGCCCATCTCAAATCTTGCACCAGGTTTCGATCTTTGCTGTCCCTCGACCTTTATTTGAATGAATGTCGGGTCATCCCATCTCAGAATTTCAGTACTTCCGTTGACACACGGTCTCAAAATGGGCCCCAGATGTCCTCAAGGCAGAGGAAAATCAAGGAAAAATCCGAGCTTGAGGAGGCCTTTGAGTCTGCGGAGTCTCTTGATGATATGCTTAAGGCTTTCAAAGATATGGAAGCGTGCTTTGATGAGACAGAACTGGGATTGGCCTGTTTGAAGTTAGGGCTTAAACTTGATCAAGAAGGTGAGGACTCGGAAAAGTCTTTTTCTTTTGCTCAAAGGGCTTTGAGAATTTTGGATGATGATGATAGCaacaacagcagcagcagtagtaAGCTATCTTTACCTCTTGCGATGACTTTACAATTGTTAGGTTCTGCTTGTTTTAATTTGAAAAGGTTTAATGATAGTTTGAGTTATTTGAATAGGGCGAATAGGGCGTTGAGTAAGTTAGAGGGGGATAGTTCTTACGCTTCGGATCATATTATGCCTATTTTACATGCTGTTCAGTTTGAATTATTTAATGTGAAGACCGCTATGGGGAGGAGAGAGGAGGCTCTTATTCATCTTAGGAAGGCTTtggaaattaaagaaaaaacttTGGAGGAAGATAGCAGGGAACTTGGTAAGGCTAATAGGGATGTTGCAGAGGCTTATGTTGCTATTTTGAATTTCAAGGAGGCGTTACCATTCTGTTTGAAGGCTTTGGAGATTCATAAGAAACAGTTGGGGCAAAGTTCGGTGGAGGTTGCCCATGATAGGAGACTTCTGGGAGTTATTTACACTGGATTAGAGGAGCATGAGAAGGCGTTAGAACAGAATCAGTTGTCTCAGAGGGTCTTGAAGAAATGGGGTCGTAGTTCTGATTTGCTGCGAGCAGAGATTGATGCTGCAAATATGCAGATTGCCTTAGGGAGATATGAAGAGGCTATTAGTACCTTGAAGGGGGTTGTTCAACAGACTGAGAAAGAGAGCGAGGATCGAGCTATGATATTTATTTCCATGGCCAAAGCACTTTGTAATCAAGACAAGTTTGCCGATGCGAAGAGGTGCTTGGAAATTTCCTCTGGGATTCTTGACAAGAAAGAGAGAAGTTCTCCTCAAGTTGTTGCTGAGGCATTTATGGAAATCTCAATGCTGTATGAGTCCATGAATGAATTTGTGACTGCAATTTCATTGCTAAAGAGAGCTTTATTGATGCTGGAGAAGCTGCCACAAGAACAACATTCAGTAGGAAGTGTATCTGCAAGAATTGGTTGGCTGCTTCTGTTAACAGGGAAAGTGGAACAGGCAGTCCCATTCTTGGAAGATGCGGCAGAAAGATTAAAGGAGAGTTTTGGTTCCAAGCATTACGGAGTGGGCTATGTTTATAATAACTTGGGAGCGGCTTATTTGGAATTAGATAGACCCCAGTCAGCTGCTCAGGTTTTTGCATATGCAAAAGATATCATGGATGTTTCCCTTGGACCTCATCACACAGATTCAATAGAAGCATGCCATAACATTTCAAAAGCATATGCAGCCATGGGAAGGTAAAATTACCGGAGAACTGCTTCCTCaattctctatttttttttcgCTTGATATTTCGTCTTAACTAAATATGGGCATGATTTTCCGTTTTGTGTTGAGGTCCTCGATTACGCTTCTTATGTGCTCTGAGTTACTCTCTTCAGAAAAACTTTAATAGACTAATTTTGAGATATTAGCATTATGCTAAATTAAACTTGTGTACATAAATTACGTCAAGTTCTTGGTATCAGAATCCATTTGACACTCTAGTCAATAGATTGCTTAGTCCTATGGTGCCGTTTCACCTTCATTTTTCTGGCAATAGGCTACAAGATCTTAATGGAATGAACAAATAATCACCTCAGATGTGAATATTAGAAAGGCGAATGAGAATTTTTCATTTCTCTGCATGTTTGCATGTGAGGCAATAGAGGTGGCCCACAATGGCATGGCATGTTGGCAACCTTAGGTCTCTTTTAGTTTATGAATTCTGTTCTATATGTGGTTAAACGTAGAACTTAAGATATAAATGTGAAAATCGCATTATATTTGAGAAAATAGATGGAAAAAATGTAATTACTCAATTGTATCCAGATATTGTTACATCTACTTatgatttgatttaatttcaCTTCAAATCTCCAATTCATTATGaagtttttatgcatcattactaatttttttagtCCAATGGCTTGATCAAGTGGCAGTATTTAAAACTTAATTCAAAACGCCAGTAAATTACTTGCAAGATGATTTCGTCCTGTATTTTGGAATGAAATTGTTTTTGAGTTTGGGATATGTAGCCAATTTTCCGCATATTCCAATCATTGATATAGTGTTGCTCTATATGAGAGGACTGATATCTTAGATCCTGggaattctatttttttttttttccatttagaTGTGCCTGTTGTATAATTTCACTCATTTGTGTTGGGAAAAAAATTGTGATCGCCTGAACCTCTTTTTTTCAATTTAGCAGCTATCCACTAGCGATTAACTTTCAGGAGAAGGTAGTTGAAGGCTGGGAGGGACATGGACCTAGTGCACGCGATGAATATGATGAAGCTGTACAAGTTCTCGAGGAATTAAAGAACAAAGCTAGTGGTTCAGTCTGTGAATCTCTTATGAAGGCATTACCTTTGCCTCGAAATAATGAAACTTCAACTGCAAATGATTTGGAATACAATAACCCAGCTGTGGAAAGGTGATACAATGCACTGTACCGCGGAATTCTGTTTTACAATAAATAATACTTATATGGAGTTTGGAGAAGTTGCCTTTTTAAGTTTTTATCTCAAAACAATCAGATAAGTATTCGGCTATTCTTGAAGCTACCTGAGGTTTAGTATATGCTGCTGATAAGTATTTAGTGTTTGAATTTGATTGGTGTCTTGTTCTCATGAAGCTATGTACATTCAATGTTGGAAACTCTCTCTCtggattaaatgttttataaacaTGTCTTGCTGTTCTTTACTTTACATTCAAAGTTCAACCAATattgtgaataaataaaaaatgaccaaacaagtaaaaatattatttttgccTGGAGAGTGGAGTTAATGTCACATGGATCATGTTCTCACTTCACTGGTCAAAAGGGTTATAGAAGTCTGGTTGTCAGTATCAAACAATTTTTAAGAAGCATGTGTGTGCATGTAAAAGGTCAGCTTGAATGGCTTGGGGGGAAGGGGGAGCCCCATTTGATGCTACATTTGCTGCTCATTTCAAGTTTTTTGCTATGTTTGATGATGCATTCTTATTAATTGTTTGAAACTGCTTCACGTTTTTCAGGAAAATGACAATTACTTGGTTAATATAGCACCAATGTAGCTGCAAAAGTGAAATGGttctatatttttttagtaTTGTATAACTATTATATAAGCCAAATAGTGTTTGGAGCATGTGGGATTtcgattaaaataatattttgaagagAGTCTTGCAAGCTTAGGATCTGATCTTTTCCCCAAGATCGCAGTATCTTgaacttcaattttttttccattcGACTCAATTTGCAATAACGCTGGCTCCTTGATCACGCCTGGTGGTCTAGAATAAAGAAATCACCCAAACTtggaacaaaatatttttcattcatgaaaaaaattagTGTAACAATTCCTTTCGCCTATGCCtgcatttttatttcatttgcTATACGAAGGGGTGGATGCAAAATTTTAGTTGAGGGAGGAAACTTTCCTTTTGCGTGCTAAAACTCGATTGGAAGAACTGCATTTCTTGATCCTCTTCCATGTCGAATCGAAAAGAACGATCTTTGGCTTCTGCTGCTGCTTTCTTCGTTGCTTCTGACCTGACTAAGATCCCCGTTTTGCCTTTTAATTTCTTGTTGAACTGACAAGTAAACATGGCGATCCACCACGGAATCCATAGAGAAAGATCTTCTGATGGGCTCAACTGAAAAGTGATAATTTTCATCTCCCATGATCGAAACATGCTGAAATTGTCTTGGTTTTGATTTCCCAACATTCTGCACAAGCTTTCTTGATGAATGGCTTCTAGGTTGTGCCAAGAAACTTCTCAAATTGATTCTTTCCTGCTGTCTATTAGCTAAACCACCATTCCCATCTTCCCCACTTTGTTCAATCACTGCAAAATCTTCTTCACTTCCAACCATTGGCTGTGGATCCTGAGGTGATGAATTAGGCGCCAATATTTTATCAAGCCGGAAGCGGTTACGGCCTGAAATGGCCGATCTGCATAAAGGGCAGTTAGAACAGTTCTGAAGCCATAAATCAATGCAATCCAAATGGAATGCATGATTACACTTGGGAAGAACTCTCAATAATTCACGTTCTTGGAAATCTGTCAGACACACCACACATCTCCAAAGAGCACTGCTCTGTCCAAACTCACTCTTGCTATACTGGAAAGTTGGAATTTCCCGAATTAGCGATTCGTCGAGCCCTTGATTCTGCCACAAAGGCGAATGAGATGCCGACGGATTCACACTCGGTGGTGTTCGCCTGAAGGAAAAACGTCGTAAAGGGTCGACTTGTTGCCATATGAAGTAACGTTTGGTCACGAAAATGTAGTAGCTGATCAGTAGGAAAGCTGTGGCTGCTATGGCTAATATTAAGATGGCAATTATTGGGAAGCCATTGTTGGAAAGGCGTTGAGGAGATTGAGTTTCAGGTGTGTTTTGTGATCTCTCCATTGAAGAGAATTAAGTTCGAAGAATGAAATGAAATGGGCAATTTACATATGCTGAGTTGGGAATTACAAATGATTCAATGAAAGGAGGTGCTTTAATGTATTTGAGAAATTGGGAAAAATAtttacatttatttatttatttatttagatctAACATAAACAGTATTTAAATTGCTTATTATCGTACTATGAGCTGACTTTCTGAGAAATATAtgatgtaatataatataatataatataatatagttgactaacttaaattatttaacGAGGGAAACGGGGGGAGATTTTATAATCTTGAATCCAGCTCCTGAAAGACATTGTTTTTCaagatttatataaaatatttttttcttgattctataaaatatttagttttgttatttttttattattgtgcCAAACgtatgtgtggggacccggacgttaattaaagtttttaatcgttcttagaattaatcaatcaattataataaaaagggtctaaaattttttttaaaatacaaagcgaaaacgttatgtaaatcaatctgaattacatatttaatataaatatacaagtcctgtattgtctacaataattcaactaggttcaactacatatcagtgctaactcctaatttacttctgagcctggatctccacgctatctagtccagcttcGTTCTCTTTTTGAcactgatcttgtcccacctgttgtcatgcacacatacaaacaagacaacagccggataactccggtgagaattacattcccagtataaaccatgtatacatgcaatcatatgaacaatataaaagcatataacaggcattcataacatgtatcaacatcagaacatgaatcaaatattcgtagcatgtatcataattcgaaacatgaatcaatatcaacaataaattatattctaaacatatatcatcatcaggtacataattcaatatcaagcaatgaatcactctccgtgattctcagactcagactcgactcagtcctaatctagggatcccgatcggaataagaacatacacccacctacactcccgatcggggtggtggtatgttcttattcacggactttggctctttccatatcgaacaccagtaatagaagaaacttcaattctatccactccgatatagccaaacgtccggtgtcttgacctaaccgtcacagactttggcattttcaccaatatcctatcatgtgacaatgtgcaatgtgtcagtgacgattccatcactatccggcactactgtcacaagattactcattcacaattaggcgtatccgcttaatgactcaatacataaatcaataaatcaaaggtatcctcctcatacaattgcaaatatcgatgcaataaagtaaagtatgtgattttgggaaactcaagtcaatcggactcgagttgtgcaatcccacatcaacataaatttatacatttgtcttcgcggtctgacgaagtcgaagtctcgaagtcaaatctgtccatatcaatctgaaatacaatatcgcataggcacaatctcaatatgcaactcaattcaaaatctattctgatcaatactcaaatcaaacataatctgatcaatatcgaatcaagatacaatctaatccatatcgacgatatcacgatataatcgaaatcactactgaatctgatcaatatcaatttactgatgtttcgacggtataacaatgcAAGTCTCGATAAGCCCATcagtctcaacatcacagatataataccagaattcataatcaatatcggtacaacttaTAATCATTAACAATaccagatcataatctcaattctgtaccatctcagtcatatcatttccgaaaattataacaattacataaacagtctgttcttcgatctgacttcaattatatactgagcaGTATATctagaacacataatatcagtcaaatcacaattcccccaatatcataatttcaaacgatatcagaattcaataacacttacgtcctgttgtagctgtcttcgataggaacacagtactgtactcggattacgattcggacggacggacggattttgcacgATCAAAATTTGCAGTACAAATAAGCTAAACTTTCCCCTGAAGCTCTCGTCTCTCTCCCTAATCCATCTGAAGGAACATAGgctggtatatatatatatacacgttgcatgatTAAGGGGCAAGTGGCGATTTTTCAATTtgcatgcctcgcgcatatgcgcgaccagtatcggcgcatatgcgcgagacactgtctcggcgcatatgcgcgagacactgtCTCGGCGCCCAAGCTTCCTcaacagctcgcgcatatgcgcgcaccaacaccgcgcatatgcgcgagacctactgtctccgcattcaacactcgcgcatatgcgcgacttcaccctgcgcatgtgcgcccaactctctgcctacctcgcgcatgtgcgcgcaatgttctgttccagctccttggctactggacacctcgcgcatatgcacgccctcacaccgcgcatatgcgtggggtcttctgccaaatccgcgcatggctcgcgcatcacgtcgcgcatgtgcgcgaatggcacaccctcgcacataattttgcgtctttcccggtctaattcattccgtctatatttaccttaattaatctataaatcattttagattaatctcagattacagtaaataAAATATCGGGTCTTACAGTATGTGTCTACTTGATAATTACTTATGTATTTAatatttgttaaatattttggtTATTATAATTCTATAATTGTCACTttcaaaaacaaacaaaatatttaattttctccAAATATCCAAACTTTGTTTTCTTCCTCTCGCAAAATGGActatatttcgaatttttttaaaaatatatattaattttttcgaaaaaaaataaaagtaaaatatttctgtaaaaaaataacaaaagcaTAACAATGTGAAtaatgaaatttattttttttgaaaaaaaataattagtaCACATCACCAtcattaattaatatatgtcACGTCAATATGATATAAATGTTACCAGCCGTTTACGACATCTGCCCATTTATTAGCTAAATtcaattttcttgatttattttattaataaaactaattttttcGATTTCATTtattagaattttgaaatagtaagcaaaaaaaaaaaatctgcaaATATTCAGTATTTACCGCTGGAGTAATTAAGATTGTCAATAAAAGTCaatgccaatttttttttttaaatgtgtgATGGAGACGATTTACGAGACTATTTACAAATTCAAATTGGTGTTCAGTAAATATTGCGTCAATTTTGTCAACGAAATGTGgtaaattaaatcaaataaaaatattgtactgcaataaatgcctttaaattaaatatatgtttTGGATACGTAGAAATATCATTGATTTTTATACATGCAATACGTGTGCATGTCTTTGTTCAACGGATCTCACTCAACTagaaaaaatatattgttttaGTTCGGCCGATGACGATGTACGAAATAACGGATGCGTTAGTTATTAGTAACAATAAAATATAAGTGCGTTAAAAACATgactgatatatttttttttttaatttcgcGGGACTCCATTTTCAACCAAAACACAAGCACATGGTTTTTCGTACGAATCGAATGATATTTCGTCGTTAATtatatatcacatatcataaactaaatattcaaataaagtaattaaattatattcaaTGAAATATAACATGCCGTAAATTATAGATTTAAATTCCATGATATCGAGTTTGGTCATTCACAAACTAAAACaagcaataattttttttaaaaaaataatcacgaTAACTTATTTGtgaatgacaaaaatttgtgtgagactgtctcataggtcgtattttgtgagacgaatctcttatttggatcatccatgaaaaagcattattttttatgctaagagtattaatttttattgtgaatatcggtattgTTGAtctgtttcacagataaagattcgtgagagcaTCTCACAAGAGTCTGCTTTTTGTGAATTGACGAAGCT
It contains:
- the LOC142522636 gene encoding protein KINESIN LIGHT CHAIN-RELATED 2, which produces MAMRRATSELFSHLRKCHRTTPFSLLSRDFANTTNYHSLTHPSKAHLKSCTRFRSLLSLDLYLNECRVIPSQNFSTSVDTRSQNGPQMSSRQRKIKEKSELEEAFESAESLDDMLKAFKDMEACFDETELGLACLKLGLKLDQEGEDSEKSFSFAQRALRILDDDDSNNSSSSSKLSLPLAMTLQLLGSACFNLKRFNDSLSYLNRANRALSKLEGDSSYASDHIMPILHAVQFELFNVKTAMGRREEALIHLRKALEIKEKTLEEDSRELGKANRDVAEAYVAILNFKEALPFCLKALEIHKKQLGQSSVEVAHDRRLLGVIYTGLEEHEKALEQNQLSQRVLKKWGRSSDLLRAEIDAANMQIALGRYEEAISTLKGVVQQTEKESEDRAMIFISMAKALCNQDKFADAKRCLEISSGILDKKERSSPQVVAEAFMEISMLYESMNEFVTAISLLKRALLMLEKLPQEQHSVGSVSARIGWLLLLTGKVEQAVPFLEDAAERLKESFGSKHYGVGYVYNNLGAAYLELDRPQSAAQVFAYAKDIMDVSLGPHHTDSIEACHNISKAYAAMGSYPLAINFQEKVVEGWEGHGPSARDEYDEAVQVLEELKNKASGSVCESLMKALPLPRNNETSTANDLEYNNPAVER
- the LOC142522644 gene encoding RING-H2 finger protein ATL1-like — encoded protein: MERSQNTPETQSPQRLSNNGFPIIAILILAIAATAFLLISYYIFVTKRYFIWQQVDPLRRFSFRRTPPSVNPSASHSPLWQNQGLDESLIREIPTFQYSKSEFGQSSALWRCVVCLTDFQERELLRVLPKCNHAFHLDCIDLWLQNCSNCPLCRSAISGRNRFRLDKILAPNSSPQDPQPMVGSEEDFAVIEQSGEDGNGGLANRQQERINLRSFLAQPRSHSSRKLVQNVGKSKPRQFQHVSIMGDENYHFSVEPIRRSFSMDSVVDRHVYLSVQQEIKRQNGDLSQVRSNEESSSRSQRSFFSIRHGRGSRNAVLPIEF